GGGGCGTCGATCTCGGTGAGCCGCGGGATGATGTAGTCCTCGAGCTGCTCGATGATGTGCTCGCGGCCGACCCGCAGCGCGTCCACGCCGGGGAGATCGAGCGGGAGCGGCGCGTTGAGCAGAGATCCGTGCAGGCGGACCACTTCGGTGAGCATCCTGCTCCCGAGGAAGTTGTCGCTGAGATCGGCGCCGAGGGTCATCGCTGGGGTACCACCTGTCCGGGAAATGCGATCCGCGGCCGGGCCGCCTGGATCCGACCGAGGAAGTCCTGACCGCGTACCTGCCAGTCGGCCGGGGCGGTCCCCCGCAGCAGCCGATGGTGCAGGTAGCCGAGCTCGATGGCGGCCTGCTGGTAGTCACGCATCGCGCGCTCCGCCTCCGGGCCGCCCTGGAGGCGGGCGTGGCGCCGCGCGTCGCGGCGGGCGCGCAGGTCGACGACCCAGCCGATGTCGGTGGCCGGCAGGAGGCCGCGCTGGGCGGCGTCGGTGAGCGCCATCCGCAGCACGTGGGCCTCGGTCTCGCGGGCCCACCAGGCCAGCGCGATCATGCCGATGAAGGCGGGCGCCATGATGACGACGTACACGACGGCGAAGCTGCCGAACCCGTAGACCGTGGAGCCGTTCCAGACGGCGTGGGCGAGCACGGCGAGGAGATAGCCGCCGAGCGGCGCGAGCCAGCGGACCGTGCGGCTGCGCGAGGCGACCGCGAGGCCGACACCGATGCCGGTGAACGCGGTGAACAGGGGGTGCGCGAAGGGGCTGAAGACGCAGCGGACCACGAAGGTGCCGGTGACGGCCTCGATGCCGCCGGGGCCCATGCCGTCGGTGCCGTTCCAGGCGGCGGCGAGATAGAGGATGTTCTCGGTGAAGGCGAAGCCGACGCCGACCATGCCGGCGTACACGATCCCGTCGAGGATCCCGTCGACCTCGGCCCGGCGCCACCACAGCAACAGGACCAGGAACAGGCCCTTGCTCGCCTCCTCGATCACCGGCGCGGCGACCGCCAGCGAGAAGTCGTCGGTGAAGCCGACCAGCAGGCCGCCGAGGCCCTGGACGACGATCGCGGCCATGGTCGCGACGAACGCGCCCCAGGCGAGACCGCCGACGAGCAGCATGCGCGGCTCGGGCTCGTAGCGGTCCAGCCAGAGGTACGCCGCCAGCACCGGGCCGACCGGTAGCGCGGCGAGCGCGGTCGCCAGCAGGGTGATGCCCGGGGCGCCCGACAGGGCGAGGATCAGCAGCGTGAGCAGCGCGCCGAGCACCACCGCCACGGTCACGACGACCGTGAAGGCAACACTGTTGCGGCGGGCTGGAGGCATGGGGGAACCCTATCCGGAGCGACGGCCGCGCCCCCGATCGCCGGGTGTGCCGGCGAGCGTACAGTGACGATGTGAGTGCGGACATCACCGACGACAGCGCCCAGAACGCCCCCAAGACGGAGCAGCACGACCCCGCCGTCCCCGAGGCCTACGCCGCGTTCATGCGGACCGGCTGGGACGAGCGCGAGGACGACGTCGCGCGCCACCCCGTCGCCGACCGCGCCGCGGCCCGCCGCGCCCGCCTGGCCGAGGCCTTCCCCGGTGAGCGGCTGGTCCTGCCGGGCGGCGGCTACCAGGTGCGCGCCTACGACACCGACTATCGGTTCCGCGCCGACACGGCCCACGCCTACTACTCCGGCAACCACACCTCCGACGCCGTCCTGGTCGTCGAGCCCGACGGATCCTCGGTGCTCTACGCGCGGCCGCGCTCGGGCCGCGACACCGACGAGTTCTTCCGCGACCGGCAGTACGGCGCCCTGTGGGCCGGCAAGCGTCCGTCGGCCGGCGAGCTCGAGGCTGCACTCGGGCTGACGGTCAAGCACGTCGACGAGCTCGAGGCCGACCTGGCGCGCAGCGCGAAGACCCGCGTGCACCGCGGTGTGTCCGCCACCGTCGACGGCCTCGTCGCCGGTGACGACGCCCGGGACGGCGAGCTGGCCCGGGTCGCCTCCGAGATGCGCCTGGTCAAGGACGCCTGGGAGGTCGCCGAGCTGCAGGCCGCGGTCGACGCGACCACGCTCGGCTTCGAGGACTGCGCGCGCGAGTGGGACCGCGTGATCGAGCACGGCGAGCGCTGGCTGGAGGGCACCTTCTTCCGCCGCGCGCGGACGATGGGCAACGACCTCGGCTACGAGTCGATCGTCGCCAACGGCTCCCACGCGACGACCCTGCACTGGATCGAGAACTCGGGCGCCGTCGTCCCCGGCGAGCTGATCCTGCTCGACATGGGCGTCGAGGGCGCGAACCTCTACACCGCCGACGTCACCCGCACCCTGCCGGTCGCCGGCACCTTCTCCCCGCTCCAGCGCGACCTCTACACCCTGGTCCTGCACGCCCAGGACGCCGCGCTGGGGGCCCTGCGGCCGGGAGCGAGGTTCCTGGCCGGCCACGACGCGGCGATGGGCGTGCTGGCCCACGGTCTCGACGACCTCGGCCTGCTGCCGGTGTCGGTCGACGAGGCGCTCTCCCCCGACTCCCGGGTCTACGCCCGCTGGACGCTGCACGGCGTCAGCCACATGCTCGGGATGGACGTCCACGACTGCGGCCAGGCCGCGCCCGAGGCGTACCGCGAGGCCGACCTGGTCGAGGGCATGGTGCTGACCGTCGAGCCCGGCCTGTACTTCCAGGCCGACGACCTGCTCGTCCCCGAGGAGCTGCGCGGCATCGGCATCCGGATCGAGGACGACGTCGTGGTGACCGCCGACGGCATCGAGAACCTCTCGGCCGCGCTCCCGCGCACCCCCGACGCGATCGAGGAGTGGATGGCCACCCTCCGCGGTTGAGCCGGGCGACGATCCGGGGAGGTGCCGGTCGCCGTCGCGAGCGTCGCGGCGCGCAGCAGGCGAGATCGGCCCGTGGTTCCCCGAGGCCGGGGAGCGACGGCGCGCTGCGCTACCTTGCTGCCCTGACAACTCGGTGCATTCGGTGTACTCGGTGAGCTCGAACAGGAGAGAGCGATGGCGGACAAGACGATCGTGACCGGTGTGGACGGCAGCGACACCGCGATGGCGGCGGCCGAGAGGGCAGCGACGCTTGCCCAGGCGCTGGGCGCCCGGCTGCACGTGGTGTCCGCCTTCGGCAAGTACGAGTCCGAGACCGTGCAGATCGGCAGCGACACCCTCATCCTCAGCTCCGAGCGGGACGCCGAGGAGGTGGCCGCCAAGGTCGCGACCACCCTGCGTACGGCGTTCCCCGGGCTCGAGGTCACCACGGCCGCGGCCGACGGCAAGCCGGGCGAGGCGATGGTGGCCGCGGCCGACCAGCTGGGCGCCGAGCTGATCGTCGTCGGCAACAAGCGGGTCCAGGGCATCGCCGGTCGGGTGCTCGGCAGCATCGCCCGCGACGTGGCCGCGCACGCCTCCTGCGACGTGTACGTCGCGCACACGCACGAGCGCAAGTAGCCGCTCCCCCGGCCCGTCCGGGGGCTCGGAGGTCCGGCGACTTCCGAGTAACCCCCGGGCGGGTCGAGACTGGGTCCGTGCCCACCAGGACTGCCACTGCCTCGTCGTACTCCATCACGATGCGTCTGCACACCACGGTCGACCACGGGGTCGTGGGTGAGGTCGCCACGGCGATCGCCGGCGCCGGCGGGATGGTGACCGCGATCGACGTCGCGGACTCCAGCGCGCACCGGCTCACCGTCGACGTCACCTGCTCGGCCGCCGACGCCGAGCACGCCGCCGACCTCCAGGCCGCGGTCGCGGCGGTCGCCGGCGTCGAGGTCCACAAGGTCTCCGACCGCACCTTCCTCATCCACCTCGGCGGCAAGATCGAGGTCTCCTCCAAGGTGCCGCTCAAGACCCGCGACGACATGTCGCTCGCCTACACCCCCGGCGTCGGCCGGGTCTCGATGGCGATCGCCGAGAACCCCGAGGACGTCCGCCGGCTGACCATCAAGGGCAACGCCGTCGCCGTCGTCACCGACGGATCGGCCGTCCTCGGCCTCGGCAACATCGGACCGGGCGCCGCACTGCCGGTGATGGAGGGCAAGGCCGCGCTCTTCAAGCGGTTCGGCGAGATCGACGCCTGGCCGATCTGCCTCGACACCCAGGACACCGACGAGATCGTGCGTGCGGTCGAGCTGATCGCCCCCGGCTTCGGCGGCATCAACCTCGAGGACATCGCCGCCCCGCGCTGCTTCGAGATCGAGGCCCGCCTGCGCGAGCGGCTCGACATCCCGGTCTTCCACGACGACCAGCACGGCACCGCGATCGTCGTGCTCGCCGCCCTCACCAACGCGCTGCGCGTGGTGAAGAAGGAGCTCGGCACCGCCCGCGTCGTCGTCTCCGGCGGCGGCGCGGCCGGCACCGCGATCGTGAAGCTCCTGCTCGCCGCGGGCGTCCAGGACGTCGTGGTCGTCGACCGCGACGGCGCGCTCGTCGCCGACGCCCCCGGCCTGTCGGCAGCCCACCAGGAGCTGGCCGCGCTCACCAACCGCGCGCGCCGCACCGGCGGCCTGCAGCAGGTGCTCGAGGGCGCCGACGTCTTCATCGGCGTCAGCGCCCCCGGCATCCTCGATCCGGAGTGGATCCCGACCATGGCGGCCGACCCGGTCGTCTTCGCCCTCGCGAACCCCGATCCCGAGGTCGACCCCGCCGCGGCCGCCCGCCACGCCGCGGTCGTGGCGTCGGGCCGCTCGGACTTCCCCAACCAGATCAACAACGTGCTCGCCTTCCCCGGTGTCTTCCGGGGCCTCCTCGACGCCCGGGCCTCCGAGGTGACGATGGAGATGATGCTGCGCGCCGCCGAGGCCATCGCGCTCGTCGTACGCGACGACGAGCTGAACGCCAGCTTCATCATGCCGTCGGTGTTCCACCCGGAGGTGCACCACGCGGTCGCCGCCGCGATCGCGGGGCACTGAGCCCGGAACCTTTCCGCCGTCGCGACCGTCGCAACGACATGGAGTTCCTCGCGCGTGTCCCGGTCGCTGTCCCCGTCCTCGTGACGGCACTCCTGATCCTCGGCGGGTGTGCCGACGGCCCGGAGGCCCCCGCCATCGAGACCCAGGAATCGACCGCCCCCGACGACCTAACCTGCCCCGACCAGCTGCCGCTCGGCGCGGACCCGGGCGGTCACGGGTTCGGCACGGACCGGCCGGCCGCGTCGGCACCGTCGCTGCGGGCGCCCGACCGGGCGTGGGTCTGCCGCTATCTCCCGCTCGAGGCGGGCCCCGCGGCGCAGGGGTCGGGTGTGACCTACCGGTGGCAGCGCGACGGTGCCGCACAGCCGGTCGCCGCCGACGCCCTGGACCCGCTCACGATGTCGCTGGCGGGCCTCCGGCCCGCGCACGACGACCTGATCTGCACGTCCGACCTCGGCCCCCGGTGGCTCCTCGTGCTCCGTCACCGCGACGACCTGACCGGCGTGGTGGTCGACGACTACGGCTGCCGGCAGGTCCGCCTCACCGGCGAGCCGTTCGACACCGCCCCGGGCGACGCAGGGCCCTCGGATGCTCCCGGCGTCGTGGGCGGGGTGCTCGACGCGCCGCCCGAGCTGCTCGCGGGCATCAAGGCCGCCTGGGGCTGACCCGGTCCGTGCGCCTCGGCAGGCCCATCACCGGAACAGGGGCGACACGACCGGCGGGTCCTCCCCAGGCGGCGCAGGGCGCGCGGGAATCGAGCGATACCCTCGGGCCAGGCCCCCGTGGCGCAATGGATAGCGCAGCGGATTTCTACTCCGATGGTTGCGGGTTCGACTCCTGCCGGGGGCGCCCATCGTCCGACCGGCTCGCCGCCCAGGCGGTGGAGCCGTCGTCGGAGCGGTACTCGACGAGGGTGAGGGGGACGGCGTCGGCGCCGACCCCCACCCCCGTCCGGTACGACGCCAGCACGGTCCCCCGCGCGCCCGACTCCCTCGCGGCGGCGCTGAGATAGGCCGCCTCGAACAGCGCCCACAGCTGCGCGGCGGTGACCTCCCCACCGGTGGCGTCGGTGTGCTGCTGGACGCGCCGGCTGAAGTCGATCTGCAGCCGGCGGGGCAGCTCGACGCCGTACTCCGCCTCCAGCAGGTGGGCGATGCCGCCCTTGCCGGACTGGGAGTTGACCCGGATCACCTCGTCGTAGCTGCGGCCGAGGTCGGCCGGGTCGACGGGCAGGTAGGGCACCCGCCACTCGACCTCGTCCTCGGGCTTGCCGAGCTCCGCGGCCCGGGCCCGGTGCTCGGCGAAGCCCTTGCGGATCGCGTCCTGGTGCGTGCCGCTGAAGGCGGTGTGCACCAGGGTGCCGGCGTAGGGGTGCCGAGGGTGCACCTCGATCCGCGTGCAGTGCTCGACCGTGCGGCGGACCTCGTCGATGTCGGAGAAGTCGATCATCGGGTCGATGCCCTGGGCGTGCAGGTTGAGGGCGAGGGTGGCGATGTCGACGTTGCCGGTGCGCTCGCCGTTGCCGAAGACGCAGCCCTCGACCCGCTGGGCGCCGGCCAGGACCGCCAGCTCCGCGCAGGCGATGCCGGTGCCGCGGTCGTTGTGCGGGTGCACGGAGAGGATCACGGAGTCCCGGCGGGCCAGGGACGTGTGCATGTACTCGATCTGGTCGGCGTACACATTGGGCGTGGCGACCTCGACGGTGGCGGGCAGGTTGAGGATCACCGGCCGCTCCGGGGTCGCGTCCCACAGGGTCGTCACCGCGTCGCAGATCTCCAGGACGTAGTCGGGCTCGGTGAGGTTGAAGACCTCGGGCGAGAACTCGAAGCGCACGTCGGGCAGCCCGTCCGCCAGCTCGAGGACGTCGCTCGCGCCGGCCAGGACCAGGTCTCTCAGCGAGGCTCGGGAGTGGCCGAGCACCACGTCGCGCCAGGTCGGGGCGGTGGCCGTGTAGAGATGGATGACCACGGGATTGCGCATCCCGCGCACGGACTCGACGGTGCGCTCGATCAGATCCCGGCGCGCGGGCGTGAACACGACGACGGTCACGTCGGGCGGCGCCAGGTCGGAGGAGGCGAGCAGCCGGACGAAGTCGAAGTCGGTCTGCGAGGCCGACGGATAGCCGACCTCGATCTCCTTGTAGCCCATCGCGACGAGCAGCTCGACGAACCGGCGCTTGCGGGCGGGGTCCATCGGCTCGGCGAGGGCCTGGTTGCCGTCGCGCAGGTCGACGGGCACCCACAGCGGGGCGGTGGTGAGCCGACGCGTCGGCCAGGTGC
This region of Nocardioides sp. L-11A genomic DNA includes:
- a CDS encoding PrsW family intramembrane metalloprotease; translation: MPPARRNSVAFTVVVTVAVVLGALLTLLILALSGAPGITLLATALAALPVGPVLAAYLWLDRYEPEPRMLLVGGLAWGAFVATMAAIVVQGLGGLLVGFTDDFSLAVAAPVIEEASKGLFLVLLLWWRRAEVDGILDGIVYAGMVGVGFAFTENILYLAAAWNGTDGMGPGGIEAVTGTFVVRCVFSPFAHPLFTAFTGIGVGLAVASRSRTVRWLAPLGGYLLAVLAHAVWNGSTVYGFGSFAVVYVVIMAPAFIGMIALAWWARETEAHVLRMALTDAAQRGLLPATDIGWVVDLRARRDARRHARLQGGPEAERAMRDYQQAAIELGYLHHRLLRGTAPADWQVRGQDFLGRIQAARPRIAFPGQVVPQR
- a CDS encoding 2-isopropylmalate synthase: MPSHRYRDVYDRVPVPLVERTWPTRRLTTAPLWVPVDLRDGNQALAEPMDPARKRRFVELLVAMGYKEIEVGYPSASQTDFDFVRLLASSDLAPPDVTVVVFTPARRDLIERTVESVRGMRNPVVIHLYTATAPTWRDVVLGHSRASLRDLVLAGASDVLELADGLPDVRFEFSPEVFNLTEPDYVLEICDAVTTLWDATPERPVILNLPATVEVATPNVYADQIEYMHTSLARRDSVILSVHPHNDRGTGIACAELAVLAGAQRVEGCVFGNGERTGNVDIATLALNLHAQGIDPMIDFSDIDEVRRTVEHCTRIEVHPRHPYAGTLVHTAFSGTHQDAIRKGFAEHRARAAELGKPEDEVEWRVPYLPVDPADLGRSYDEVIRVNSQSGKGGIAHLLEAEYGVELPRRLQIDFSRRVQQHTDATGGEVTAAQLWALFEAAYLSAAARESGARGTVLASYRTGVGVGADAVPLTLVEYRSDDGSTAWAASRSDDGRPRQESNPQPSE
- a CDS encoding universal stress protein, with the protein product MADKTIVTGVDGSDTAMAAAERAATLAQALGARLHVVSAFGKYESETVQIGSDTLILSSERDAEEVAAKVATTLRTAFPGLEVTTAAADGKPGEAMVAAADQLGAELIVVGNKRVQGIAGRVLGSIARDVAAHASCDVYVAHTHERK
- a CDS encoding NADP-dependent malic enzyme, with protein sequence MRLHTTVDHGVVGEVATAIAGAGGMVTAIDVADSSAHRLTVDVTCSAADAEHAADLQAAVAAVAGVEVHKVSDRTFLIHLGGKIEVSSKVPLKTRDDMSLAYTPGVGRVSMAIAENPEDVRRLTIKGNAVAVVTDGSAVLGLGNIGPGAALPVMEGKAALFKRFGEIDAWPICLDTQDTDEIVRAVELIAPGFGGINLEDIAAPRCFEIEARLRERLDIPVFHDDQHGTAIVVLAALTNALRVVKKELGTARVVVSGGGAAGTAIVKLLLAAGVQDVVVVDRDGALVADAPGLSAAHQELAALTNRARRTGGLQQVLEGADVFIGVSAPGILDPEWIPTMAADPVVFALANPDPEVDPAAAARHAAVVASGRSDFPNQINNVLAFPGVFRGLLDARASEVTMEMMLRAAEAIALVVRDDELNASFIMPSVFHPEVHHAVAAAIAGH
- a CDS encoding aminopeptidase P family protein; protein product: MSADITDDSAQNAPKTEQHDPAVPEAYAAFMRTGWDEREDDVARHPVADRAAARRARLAEAFPGERLVLPGGGYQVRAYDTDYRFRADTAHAYYSGNHTSDAVLVVEPDGSSVLYARPRSGRDTDEFFRDRQYGALWAGKRPSAGELEAALGLTVKHVDELEADLARSAKTRVHRGVSATVDGLVAGDDARDGELARVASEMRLVKDAWEVAELQAAVDATTLGFEDCAREWDRVIEHGERWLEGTFFRRARTMGNDLGYESIVANGSHATTLHWIENSGAVVPGELILLDMGVEGANLYTADVTRTLPVAGTFSPLQRDLYTLVLHAQDAALGALRPGARFLAGHDAAMGVLAHGLDDLGLLPVSVDEALSPDSRVYARWTLHGVSHMLGMDVHDCGQAAPEAYREADLVEGMVLTVEPGLYFQADDLLVPEELRGIGIRIEDDVVVTADGIENLSAALPRTPDAIEEWMATLRG